From the genome of Arthrobacter sp. SLBN-122:
TGACTACCCGGATCCAGCGGGCACCCAGACAGGCCAAGACAATCGCCCTGACACAACTGACCGGTCACTGATTACGGAATCAGCCGCACGGCCCACCGATCCCCTGGTCCTTCAGCGCGAGGCGAGAAACTACCAGGACTTGGACGCGCTCCTGAAGGTCGCACCCGGGCCAGTCCTCCTCTTCGAAGAAGGTCCAATGGACGGCCCTGCCAGGGGCTTCGGCGGGCGCGAAAAGGTGCCGGCGGCGAGCCAGTACACGGTCACAGCGGCCTGCGTGGGCGCCGCCAGCGCCACGATCTTCATCCGGCAGGAGCACCCGACGGTCACGCTCTGGCCCGTCGAGCTCACAGTCGACTGCCCAGGAACTATGTCCCAGGTCATCACGCTTCAACAAGGCTACGTTTCCGCACACCTCTCCCTGCCCGACCCCGGAGACACGCCCAGAACGGGGGCCGTGGGCGGAGTACGGGTGACCGGCTGAGGCCCGATCTCCGCTTCTCCACCGCACCGGCGGGATCATGAACTCACTCCCAGGTTTGGTATCCGTGCCATAGCGACGACCGTGACCTTCTTTCAGGACTACTCAATACCCGCGCCACCTCCCCGCCCACGGACCCCTCAGTTCACACCACCTCCCTGGGTGGCACCGCCCCGTTACGAACTGCCGGCAATCGTTCCTGTGGGACGATTCGTCTACCAATCCCCAACCTTCGTCCTGGCCATTGAGGCCGTGAAGGTCTACTCCACCGGATGCAACTTTGACCTGACCTGGATGCTCTGCCGCACAGACCAGGAAGACCGGAAGTGGGCGGAGCTCAACGCAGTGTTTCACCGTCCGGCGCCGCAGGTGCGCGACGGCGGGATGTCTGCCGAGTCTGTGCTTCTGCTCGGAGTGCAGTTGCCCGACGGTACTAAGGCCAGCAGCTCGTCGCTGGCGATGTACGCGCCCAAGTCGATGGACCAGGAACCTGATGGGCCGGTCTTCGACTACCGGCCCAGGGGCGGCAACGGCAGGGAAGACGACATGTCCGCAAACGGCGAAGTGTGGCAGTGGCCTCTGCCGCCGGCCGGGGACCTGCGGCTGGTCGCCCAGTGGACCGACATGGGCATGCCCGAAAGCAGTATCGTCCTCGACGGGGCCCAGCTCCGGAACGCCGCCGCCGGTGCCCGGAAGTACTGGCCGGAGGACACCCAGTGACGATGGCCCTGGACAACCCGGTCCTGCTCGTGGTCTTCGCGGCGGTCTTCTTCTACGTCCTCTACGGCGTCATCCGCGCCGCCGTCCGTGACGGCATCCTCCAGGCCGACGAGGGGCGGAAGCATGCTGGTGAAGACAACAACAAACCCATATCTCAGTTCCGGCGATGAGAACTCGGGAAAAGCCTTCATGGCCCTGGAGCCAGCTTTGGCCTTGGATGACTGGAATTTTGGCCGTCGTAGTTTTCCTCTTGCCCTGGTCCGTCATGCAGGTCGGCCATTGCGTCGACTACGCGCCAGGACAGGGAGAGAGCTACTGCGCAAGCGGGCCAATTATCGGGTCATCGGCTGCAAACGTCGTGGCGGTCATATCGGGCCTACTGATCCTCTACTTCATACTCCGGATCGTGCGCATCCTCATCCGACGCGTCCGGCGGCCAGATATGGGACAGCTCCCAACAGATGAGTCTTGAACACACCCACGCCGACGCAGGCCGCTGCCCTATTCGATGCCGCGCTGATCAGCGTCGAGGAGCTGCCTGGCATCGCTGCCCAGTGGCTGGCGGATGGACATTACTCGGAGAGCCTGCGTCTGCTGGCCGGCGCTGACCACGACGATTCGGACGACATCCGGTCATGGTGGGCTCTAGCGCTGACAGAAGCAACATGAGCAACACTCCATAGGCCAAGGATTTGAACATCCTCTGGGACGAAATGACCAGCTACTACCAACCCAAAAGGCCTGACGAAGAAGTCTGGGCCGACGTGGACGAGTACCTGCGCAGCTGCCTTTAGTCCTTTGTCCCGCCCGTCGGGCCCTTCGGAAACCGCTCCGGGTGCTTCGGATCCCTCCCGCGTTCCCGCCAGTATTCGTCGCGCTGCCAGAGCGAGAACCGGATCGCAGCCGTTCCGAGAACGATGACGAATATGGTCTGGACGCCCATTTTTTACGATCAGCCAAGGCAAGGAGATGTTTGGGATAACATTCCACACCCCGAAGATGATCAAGAACGGCCGTGACCAGAACTCGATGCGTGTGAGCTTTCGTCGGGCTTCCTCTGTGGAAGCCGCAGACTTCCTTGCCCGAGGATCTTTCTGCGCGGCTTGCATGACTGAAATGAACCACCGACTCCCGGCCCAGGCAAGGTGCTTGACCGGATCTTGTGGCGGGCTGGCTACGAGGATACCGGTTCGACGGTGTCCTGGATCTTCTGAAGCGTCGCTGGACTGGCGGCAATCTCGATAACTCCGCCATCGGAGTCCAGCGTGATGATCTGGAAGCCAAATGGGACAGCCTGCTTGTTGTCATTTCGGCTGGCTATTCGCGGCGGGAGTTCGGTTTCAAGGGAATCACAGCCATGGGCGCTGAAGTATCCTCGACGCTGAAACGGCCCCGCACTGGACGTGCGGGGCCGTTAGGAACAGCGTCCTTTGATGATAACGAAAGCCGGTGTGAGACGCAGCCCTTGTTGGAAGAACTTCCATCAACGTCTCGGCGGAATCCCGCAGAAAGCTGGTCCGACCAGCAGCCGGATAGTGGCACGAGGAAATGGAAGTTTGTGGGTACGGTTCAGCAGTTTTGCTGCATCCGCTGCGGCGCCGTTCCGGCGCCTCAGTCTGGCTTCCCGCATTGTGCATATTTTTGTGATCGCTTCAGGAATCCATTGCGGCCCTCGGTTCTATACTTCCGGTCGACGCTGTGGGCGCCGCCCAGGCCCCGATGCGAACCCCATCGCGCTCAAGCACGGTGCCGTTGGGCAGGTGGGAGTTGCGGCCGGAGATCCCGCGTGTGCCATCGGGATTCGTCCTGAGCTCGCTGGCGGACCGGTGGTTATCGTGGTTGCCGATTGCCCAGAGGAATTCGACACCGTTCTCCTGAAGGAGGAGGCGCATTCGTTTCTCCGTCTTCCCACGCAACGCTCCCGGAAAGTCTAACCCCACGCCGCCACTCCGAGCAGCAGATCGATCCCGGCGTCTTTCGAGGTCCGAGTGACAGCCCGCAAATGTTAGATATGGCCGTAAAAATCACCCATGACGGCCGCGCGGAATGTCATCTAGAAATCCTAGGCCGGAGGCGTGGCCTCGGTGTGGGTCGCAAGATCAATCAGGGTGCCATCCGTGTCGGTGATGACCGCGATGCCCTGCTTCAAGGCTGCCTTGGAGCACTTCTTGCAGCCGCTCAGCAGGAACCATGCCCTCGCCACCCGGGCCACATGCTGTCCGCACAGCGTGCCGGAGCTCTGTGAAGACTTAAGGGCAAGGTGTGTGGACGTCCCGCCAGGGGTGTTGACGACCATGACGTCCTGGCTGCCCTGCCAATCGGGCCCGTACGCCTCGTTCGCGAGGATGTTGGGCACGCTGTTGCGGATGGTGACTTCGTGTTCTGGCATGACGTCATCCTATGTATGGCCGACCAGGGCGGTGCCACGCCTCGCCCTGGTCGGCCGAACGGTTTAGCCCGGGATGTTCCGTGGGTCGTGGCCGTAGCTATTCTTTTCGGAGATCGTCCCGTCCTGGTTCTTGATGACGTGCTCGACCGTGACGGACTGTACGGCCTCGCGGCCGGCGACGATCGCCTCGTCCTTAATGCTGTATCCGGCACCGAACGCGCCATTAGTGCCCTCACGGCGGTTCTTCCAGGCGCT
Proteins encoded in this window:
- a CDS encoding DUF2188 domain-containing protein, translated to MKENAVAQGEIETFWEDSAWKNRREGTNGAFGAGYSIKDEAIVAGREAVQSVTVEHVIKNQDGTISEKNSYGHDPRNIPG